The Coffea arabica cultivar ET-39 chromosome 4e, Coffea Arabica ET-39 HiFi, whole genome shotgun sequence genome includes a window with the following:
- the LOC113741307 gene encoding protein CHUP1, chloroplastic, translated as MMTREKRDIRPVLFKLGVALAFSVGSILFSILRTKKVKPSGSPPSQPSHPEHPNQADSVEERIELKNDEDDHVLLRATSSCNFALASSERDEPSLLSKTSSGNLSSNCSPGKRSNGDKDVYLLPEFNDLVKEFDLAAMKATFSPHKDVEMLTNSCVQKLDHEQELNSLRNMVKTLKERERSLEIQLLEYYGLKEQETDVMELHNRLKINNMEAKLFNLKIESLQADKRRLEEQVADYARVVSELEAAKTKIKLLKKKLRSEAQHNREHILALQERVVKLQDQEKKALCTDPDLQLKLQQLKDYEEEAEELRKSNHILRQENSALAQKLEYVQTLAVSVLDGEKVEALKTESNRLRQENEDKAREIEQLQAARCSDIEELVYLRWINACLRYELRNYQPDPDKTVARDLSKSLSPKSEEKAKQLILEYARKEGTGEKGISIADFDSDRWSSSQASYLTESGENDDLSVECSSTNKTNTSSKTKIFGKLMQLLRGKGSSHLRRSSSLESAPSMEYMVGKSSSISPVCNAGVSPGTASGDDGLNARSRTSSQSSSRLSLDLQRFPYLQGSKSGKGEESSNLECIQRNSSDGSSCVYRVMNPISEDVTNLSKENQYQHQQSSTDAKKSELLKYADALKGSRRKPTVRRRSVSCTL; from the exons AACATCCGAATCAGGCTGACTCTGTTGAGGAAAGGATTGAGCTGAAGAATGACGAGGATGATCATGTCTTGCTTAGAGCAACCAGTTCTTGTAATTTTGCCTTAGCTTCTTCTGAGAGAGAT GAGCCATCGTTGTTGTCAAAAACCTCTAGTGGTAATTTATCCAGTAACTGTTCTCCTGGCAAGAGATCTAATGGGGATAAAGACGTGTACCTCTTGCCAGAATTCAATGATCTCGTCAAGGAATTTGATTTGGCTGCCATGAAGGCTACCTTTTCTCCCCACAAGGATGTAGAAATGCTAACAAATAGTTGTGTTCAAAAGCTGGACCATGAGCAAGAACTTAACAGCCTGAGGAACATGGTTAAAACTCTCAAAGAGAGGGAGAGATCACTTGAGATTCAACTGCTGGAGTATTACGGCCTTAAGGAGCAAGAGACTGATGTCATGGAGCTCCATAACCGACTCAAGATAAACAATATGGAGGCCAAGCTTTTCAATCTTAAAATCGAGTCCTTGCAGGCAGATAAGAGGAGGCTTGAGGAACAAGTGGCTGATTATGCAAGAGTTGTGTCGGAACTCGAAGCTGCAAAAACAAAGATAAAGCTACTCAAGAAGAAACTAAGATCTGAAGCTCAGCACAACAGAGAACACATCCTAGCGTTGCAAGAAAGAGTTGTAAAGCTACAGGACCAGGAAAAGAAGGCTCTTTGTACGGACCCAGACCTCCAGTTGAAACTTCAACAACTGAAGGATTACGAGGAGGAGGCAGAGGAACTAAGGAAGTCTAATCACATTCTGCGGCAAGAAAATTCTGCGTTAGCTCAAAAGTTGGAATATGTGCAGACCCTCGCTGTTTCTGTTTTGGATGGCGAAAAG GTGGAAGCATTGAAGACTGAAAGTAACCGCttaagacaagaaaatgaagataagGCTAGGGAAATTGAGCAACTCCAAGCAGCTCGTTGCTCTGATATTGAAGAACTAGTCTATCTCAGATGGATAAATGCTTGCTTACGCTATGAGCTGAGAAACTACCAGCCTGACCCTGATAAAACTGTTGCTAGGGATCTAAGCAAATCCTTAAGTCCCAAGTCCGAGGAGAAAGCCAAGCAGCTAATACTTGAATATGCAAGGAAAGAAGGCACGGGTGAGAAAGGGATAAGTATAGCAGATTTTGATTCTGACCGGTGGTCATCCTCCCAAGCTTCCTATCTTACAGAATCTGGTGAAAATGATGATCTTTCTGTTGAATGTTCATCAACCAACAAGACAAACACTTCAAGCAAAACAAAAATATTTGGTAAGCTTATGCAACTGCTAAGGGGAAAGGGGAGTAGCCATCTTAGACGGAGTTCATCACTAGAGTCAGCTCCATCCATGGAGTATATGGTGGGTAAGAGTTCTAGTATTTCTCCAGTGTGCAATGCTGGGGTTTCACCAGGGACAGCTTCTGGTGATGATGGCCTCAATGCCAGATCAAGAACTTCATCGCAGAGCTCATCTAGACTTTCTCTGGATCTCCAAAGATTTCCGTATCTTCAAGGATCAAAGAGTGGTAAAGGAGAAGAAAGCAGCAACTTAGAATGTATCCAGAGAAATAGCAGTGATGGATCATCCTGTGTTTATAGAGTGATGAATCCTATTTCAGAAGACGTTACTAATTTAAGCAAAGAAAATCAATATCAACATCAACAAAGTTCTACAGATGCTAAGAAATCTGAATTGTTAAAATATGCTGACGCTTTGAAGGGCTCCAGGCGGAAACCAACCGTCAGGAGGAGATCGGTATCATGTACGCTTTGA